In Nomia melanderi isolate GNS246 chromosome 4, iyNomMela1, whole genome shotgun sequence, the following are encoded in one genomic region:
- the zfh2 gene encoding Zn finger homeodomain 2 isoform X2 has protein sequence MPSSEPHPPQYHLQHHNIPPSHLQQQTSNAIGQHQLYQQLVAAHHQQQQQQQHHQQHHQQQQQRQQQHGGPFQNSPYTQQKQEMSPEEEGGRGGGSPPAAGAALHQPHHPRTASPPSGTEPCTRDAIPTPTPIADTTTTTTTTTMTMQSQGQQQQEQQGPSPSPSPTGGDVEKFDGKIVYNPDGSAYIIEGESELSEDDSLPDGCIVDGRGVSVPHSLVFPQIASAYYVSRLYAHQAYQQQQQQQQQRSAAQQHNPDLPVMHSYRVISYRSAEGSKQPPPPPSAPPPPAASVPVKPILMCFICKLSFGYAKSFVAHAQGEHQLTLMDDERQVLSHSTASAIIQAVGRGKQPLVSFLEPVTNSTCPQSSPAQIQSQQQQQRSDSNDHETPTTTSTPASTPGVPSSPQQQQQQQQQQQRPSPSTPTTPTSHSNHPLAYNHQQPQQHQWTGAQVSAASWAKAPDAAGIHYTSPPPQSSSTKGSPSSYAALTQQPPNFLTGTTIGVCPEHMQGRPSGVECPKCELILASSRLAGPGGPLAGIHSRNSCKTLKCPKCNWHYKYQETLEIHMKEKHPESETSCIYCIAGQPHPRLARGETYTCGYKPYRCEVCNYSTTTKGNLSIHMQSDKHLNNMQELQQGGGGSSGTSNPSSSQDAPMPTRSPHHQQNHSPHISGQAGSQNKPKPTFRCDVCNYETNVARNLRIHMTSEKHTHNMLVLQQNVKHMQTLSALQSHHQQAQHHHQQAQQQHQQQLEQLLHLGGLDKPQHAEAALADMAYNQALLIQMMTGGQLPPQLPPEIMGGMASMSAMGNLGGDVGLSPDSMDPPPEPADPDPAHLYQCCVCNNFATDSLEALGHHLAVDRTRTREGEILALVAGHFVCKLCSYKTNLKANFQLHCKTDKHLQRLQHVNHVKEGGPRNEWKLKYLASPTSAAQLRCHACDYYTNSAHKLALHAASPRHEAAALLLRHLLEASANVPTQGKLYHCALCGFSARHRLPLLQHVRSLRHLQMEQLHQLHRRSGIQGNETPHTDIGDVFQVVGDPDAPPAQQSSPTTPTTPNATSVNSERREEGSDCGNEVKQEPDNEQETEQEPENEHEDVVCPYCTYQPTSREELRQHLQVAHVQDSDEKTETVKEEPPPELLCPLCQDGFRERSALEKHVMQIHSVNADGLQRLLLLVDQSHWLNNNPRNTSTPAVTTPTSPTTTTKPPQEEDVSERSATDEIEEITRCTVCGRICRSLEELQQHHRETHPATTPTLAVSEKHVYKYRCGQCSLAFKTLEKLQQHSQYHAIRDATKCALCGRSFRSVQALQRHLESTHADLHEDELAQYKQSLLHAHPLLQALTEESFRRQGNLSGEQSVEDEASKAEEEESDASDSSPLHKEQRLLEDYLNSQPVAEDSYHDPGRKFKCHRCKLAFTRQSYLTGHNKTLLHRKGEKMSYPMEKYLDPNRPYKCDVCKESFTQKNILLVHYNSVSHLHKLKRAMQEQGNNNTLISVVPPASPTESPDSQQDQDKKPYKCNICKVAYSQGSTLDIHMRSVLHQTRASKLPDLAASGQLDLARPLIEQPPPTSPNSPPVNLNTSGSGMLSCPRCSALFVNQEQLATHQQLYCIFSNPLALFQQLAASQQLVPSTPAKTPPPTSTTPGPQQHLQQSVQHSSQTTQDILSQPRHKTSQMYKHLLESFGFDLVMQFNENHQRRQRKEEEAAAALQAQQEQQKQEQQKQALAAQAAREREEEAEEAADDDVIPELTRSTCQHCNKEFSSVWVLKAHCEEVHRDLVPREFLEKYAQQFKCEYEKKSVVVTVATSSSTSSGPRSSTPASGQPQDLSSDKEQREKEKEESSESKERVSKTPEATSTTPATTPALSNTPVSSTDSTTTTVLPSNQSHHSQQQQQQQQQQQQQQQQQQQQQQQQQQQQQQQQQHAQLTLAQQMSEMQAALNAMAASQLQQQLQQYPGLMMGMMGLPLGLNVPALAAMNLQPPLVPMMLPPPPYDGAATAYPPINAQADLLAKQHLALQQQQAAAASAAASQKRARTRITDEQLKILRAHFDINNSPGEEQILDMAAQSGLPPKVIKHWFRNTLFKERQRNKDSPYNFNNPPSTTLNLEEYEKTGEAKVTPLNSSVSGSSSSDDKSPNKQASPPPSATSVNTSQASEIKQEIQEQPQCHVQQSSLQHQEEQQHHSPGSSGGQQSRPHSPALSISSVFPSMHHDVSSHSSTTTNAPSTPMLPPKLGPQNFASPNPGPGGVVPGAIAAMALTPQRSLSPGRGPTDYSFGGSSNGNSSSGNSSGKRANRTRFTDYQIKNARQKARKVYENQPAAEPVTSGNREGDDGSGRFQRTPGLNYQCKKCLLVFQRYYELIRHQKTHCFKEEDAKRSAQAQAAAAQVAAVLSSEDSNSSSTTTTTNVTSNNPSTAPALTEQLQQPLNTTTPPHHQQQTMTQTHQQPQQQQQQQMQQQSQSQSQPQSQSQTESKEGSFQCDKCNLMFGRFELWREHQLVHIMNPSLFPPAYPPDSPFGILQQQALTATSGVSSETSHPLIAMMQDRKRKYEEFDDGTGGESRSNSEHSEQPKDKRLRTTILPEQLDYLYQKYQVESNPSRKMLETIAREVGLKKRVVQVWFQNTRARERKGQFRAHSQVINKRCPFCPALFKVKSALESHLSSKHADQVARGEVNIDNIPDEELSMESAPSNPSTPNMMPPLFPPFNTDMEASLKKYYEESMKRYISELQAHASNGKQEASNHQSAGNNSGESPLDLSKPVDLSRPMKLSLGGLSNLLEEQHGMHFRGGSDCGPLTDLSERSICDDDSMSETTEFLDDESGPASPASSTQSSRQGSASVGTGSATVPTVTGTGGGTGQSSGKRYRTQMSATQVKVMKSLFSDYKTPTMAECEMLGREIGLPKRVVQVWFQNARAKEKKARLAAGLPAEGSAVQPHRGPTGPDECRLCSVRYSAKSPLQEHVFSRRHIESVRVAVEEGSLVPPTPGAPITPAGNVAAAAAAAAAAAAAAGMGNASVVGPAGQQTSQQQQSDENMMYGSLFLHPTAMFQPQQQQHPGAATPSTATTTPVAAPGLSGVLHGNGLMSLHVEGGTQVQVPRSLMQAFLQQDPNHPGLETVRLPTPPCGSDESEPPQHCREVETELCLVCRRCGRAYPQESTLLAHQRSCYLGNQQRRGALRLVQSRYSCSLCDGNTPTRTYTTVSEWRRHAETLQHRARLEANQERQQQHHHHQQQQQQHSQFGNIGGDTGAQCGEEVHPLTDEMEDVVNQITLLAARAAAESTTGQSQGNERANPDNNNAPDMKRQKLVQEVAALAGAR, from the exons ATGCCCTCCAGTGAGCCTCATCCCCCCCAGTACCACCTTCAGCACCACAACATTCCTCCCTCGCATCTTCAGCAGCAAACGTCAAACGCGATCGGGCAGCATCAGCTCTATCAGCAGCTGGTGGCGGCCCATcatcagcaacagcaacagcagcaacatcACCAACAACaccaccagcagcagcagcagcgtcAACAGCAACACGGCGGGCCCTTTCAAAATTCCCCGTACACGCAGCAGAAGCAGGAGATGAGCCCGGAGGAGGAGGGGGGTCGAGGGGGCGGGTCCCCCCCGGCAGCGGGGGCTGCGCTGCACCAGCCCCACCACCCCCGCACGGCTAGTCCACCCTCGGGCACGGAACCCTGCACCCGCGATGCAATACCAACGCCTACACCGATCGCGGACACCACAACAACGACCACCACCACTACTATGACCATGCAATCGCAAGGGCAGCAACAACAAGAGCAGCAAGGTCCGAGCCCGAGCCCGAGTCCGACGGGCGGCGACGTCGAGAAATTCGACGGGAAGATCGTGTACAACCCGGACGGTTCCGCGTACATAATTGAGGGTGAGAGCGAGTTGAGCGAGGACGATTCCCTGCCGGACGGCTGCATCGTGGACGGTCGTGGTGTCTCCGTTCCCCATTCGCTGGTATTTCCTCAAATTGCTAGCGCGTACTACGTTTCACGCCTGTACGCTCATCAAGCGTaccagcagcagcaacagcaacagcagcaacgtTCCGCGGCTCAACAACACAATCCCGATCTTCCCGTGATGCACAGCTACCGGGTGATCAGTTACAGAAGCGCCGAGGGCAGCAAACAACCGCCCCCGCCTCCGtcggcgccgccgccgccagcaGCCTCGGTCCCCGTGAAACCGATCCTGATGTGTTTCATATGCAAGCTGAGTTTCGGCTACGCGAAGAGCTTCGTGGCGCACGCACAGGGTGAACACCAGCTCACCCTGATGGACGACGAAAGACAGGTGTTGTCCCATTCGACCGCGTCGGCTATCATACAGGCGGTGGGCAGGGGCAAACAGCCACTGGTCAGCTTCCTGGAGCCAGTGACCAACTCCACGTGTCCGCAGTCGTCGCCCGCGCAGATACAGAgccagcaacaacagcaacgcTCCGACTCCAACGATCACGAGACACCGACGACGACCAGCACGCCGGCCAGCACACCCGGGGTGCCGAGCAGCCcccaacagcagcagcagcaacagcaacaacaacagagGCCGTCGCCGAGCACACCCACCACTCCCACGTCACACTCAAATCATCCACTCGCGTACAATCATCAACAACCGCAGCAACACCAATGGACCGGGGCGCAGGTCAGCGCTGCCTCCTGGGCCAAGGCGCCGGACGCTGCGGGCATACACTACACGTCACCGCCTCCTCAGAGTTCGTCCACGAAAGGCTCGCCGTCTTCTTACGCCGCTTTGACCCAACAACCCCCAAACTTCTTGACGGGCACCACTATCGGCGTCTGCCCGGAACACATGCAAGGTAGACCCAGCGGGGTTGAGTGTCCTAAATGTGAACTGATTCTCGCCAGCAGCCGGTTAGCTGGTCCAGGTGGTCCACTAGCCGGTATTCACAGTCGAAACTCGTGCAAAACGCTCAAGTGTCCCAAATGTAACTGGCATTACAAGTATCAGGAGACCTTGGAGATACACATGAAGGAGAAGCACCCGGAGAGCGAGACCTCCTGCATATACTGCATCGCTGGCCAGCCTCACCCCAGGTTAGCGCGCGGTGAAACTTACACGTGTGGGTACAAACCATACAGATGCGAGGTGTGCAACTATTCGACCACGACCAAGGGGAATCTCAGTATTCACATGCAGAGCGACAAGCATCTGAACAACATGCAGGAGTTGCAGCAAGGCGGTGGCGGCAGTTCGGGTACCAGTAACCCGTCGTCGTCGCAGGACGCACCGATGCCCACGAGGAGTCCTCATCACCAACAAAATCACAGCCCGCACATCTCCGGCCAAGCAGGGAGCCAGAACAAACCGAAGCCGACGTTTCGCTGCGACGTATGCAACTATGAGACCAACGTCGCGCGCAATCTTAGGATACACATGACCAGCGAGAAGCATACGCACAACATGCTGGTCCTGCAACAGAATGTGAAACACATGCAGACGCTGTCCGCGTTACAGTCGCATCACCAGCAGGCGCAGCATCATCATCAGCAAGCGCAACAGCAACACCAACAGCAGCTCGAGCAGTTGCTCCATCTAGGCGGTCTGGACAAACCGCAGCACGCGGAGGCGGCTCTCGCCGACATGGCTTACAATCAGGCACTGTTGATCCAGATGATGACCGGTGGTCAGCTGCCGCCCCAGCTACCGCCGGAGATCATGGGCGGAATGGCAAGCATGAGTGCGATGGGGAATCTCGGCGGCGACGTTGGACTATCACCGGACAGTATGGACCCACCTCCAGAACCAGCCGATCCCGATCCGGCTCATCTTTATCAGTGCTGCGTATGTAACAACTTCGCGACCGACTCTTTAGAAGCTCTGGGTCATCACCTGGCCGTGGACAGAACACGAACGCGGGAGGGAGAGATCCTGGCTCTAGTAGCCGGCCACTTCGTCTGCAAACTTTGTTCCTATAAAACCAACTTGAAGGCGAACTTCCAACTGCACTGCAAGACGGACAAGCACCTGCAGCGTCTGCAGCACGTAAACCATGTGAAAGAGGGCGGACCACGGAACGAGTGGAAGCTGAAGTATTTGGCGTCGCCTACCAGCGCGGCGCAGTTACGCTGCCACGCGTGCGATTACTACACCAACAGCGCCCATAAGTTGGCACTTCATGCCGCCTCGCCGCGGCACGAGGCCGCCGCTCTGCTCCTTCGGCATTTGCTTGAGGCGAGCGCTAATGTGCCCACCCAGGGCAAGCTTTATCACTGCGCCCTGTGCGGGTTTAGCGCGAGGCACAGATTGCCGCTGCTGCAGCATGTCCGCTCGCTCAGACACCTTCAGATGGAACAGTTGCATCAGCTTCATCGACGGAGCGGCATACAAGGGAATGAAACACCGCACACCGACATCGGCGACGTTTTTCAAGTCGTCGGCGATCCAGACGCGCCACCCGCGCAGCAGTCCAGCCCGACCACACCGACCACTCCAAACGCCACCAGTGTCAACAGCG AACGACGAGAAGAGGGTAGCGACTGCGGCAACGAAGTGAAACAAGAACCGGACAACGAACAAGAGACCGAACAAGAACCAGAGAACGAGCACGAAGACGTCGTGTGCCCGTATTGCACTTATCAACCAACGTCTCGCGAAGAACTGAGGCAACACTTGCAGGTAGCCCACGTCCAAGACTCCGACGAGAAAACGGAAACCGTGAAAGAGGAACCGCCGCCTGAATTGCTATGTCCGTTGTGTCAAGACGGCTTCAGGGAACGGTCAGCATTGGAGAAGCATGTGATGCAGATTCACTCGGTGAACGCGGACGGACTGCAACGACTCCTACTTCTGGTCGACCAGAGCCACTGGCTGAACAACAATCCGAGAAATACCTCGACGCCAGCGGTGACCACGCCAACGTCGCCAACCACCACCACGAAACCCCCTCAGGAAGAGGACGTCAGTGAACGCAGTGCCACCGACGAAATCGAAGAAATCACTCGATGCACGGTGTGTGGGCGAATTTGCCGTTCCCTCGAAGAACTACAGCAACATCACCGGGAGACACATCCAGCCACCACGCCAACATTAGCAGTCAGCGAGAAGCACGTGTACAAGTATCGATGCGGTCAGTGCAGCCTGGCGTTCAAAACACTAGAGAAATTACAGCAGCACTCGCAATACCACGCGATAAGGGACGCAACGAAGTGTGCGCTCTGCGGCCGATCGTTTCGCTCGGTACAAGCGCTCCAAAGACATCTGGAGTCGACGCACGCGGATCTCCACGAGGATGAACTGGCGCAATACAAGCAGAGCCTACTGCACGCTCATCCCCTTCTTCAAGCGCTTACCGAGGAAAGTTTTCGGAGGCAAGGTAACCTAAGCGGTGAGCAAAGCGTGGAAGACGAGGCTAGCAAAGCTGAAGAAGAGGAGAGCGACGCGAGTGACTCGTCGCCACTGCACAAAGAACAACGTCTTCTGGAGGACTATCTGAACAGCCAGCCGGTCGCCGAGGATTCGTACCACGACCCCGGCAGGAAGTTTAAATGTCATCGGTGCAAGCTCGCGTTCACGAGACAAAGCTACTTAACAGGACACAACAAGACGCTGTTGCATCGCAAGGGAGAGAAGATGTCCTACCCGATGGAGAAGTATTTAGACCCGAATAGGCCGTACAAATGTGACGTGTGCAAAGAAAGTTTCACCCAGAAGAATATACTTTTGGTTCACTACAACAGCGTGAGTCACCTGCACAAACTGAAGAGGGCGATGCAAGAGCAAGGTAACAACAACACGCTAATCTCGGTGGTCCCGCCAGCTAGTCCGACCGAGTCGCCCGACTCCCAGCAGGATCAAGATAAGAAACCGTACAAGTGTAACATCTGTAAGGTAGCTTACTCTCAAGGCAGCACATTGGACATACACATGAGGAGCGTGTTGCACCAGACAAGAGCCAGCAAACTGCCAGACTTAGCGGCTAGCGGGCAACTAGACCTAGCCCGACCGTTGATCGAACAACCACCGCCGACCAGCCCGAACAGCCCACCGGTAAACCTCAATACTAGTGGCTCGGGGATGCTCTCCTGTCCCCGATGCAGCGCTCTGTTCGTGAACCAAGAGCAACTGGCGACGCACCAGCAGCTCTACTGCATCTTCAGCAATCCGTTGGCGTTGTTTCAACAACTAGCAGCGTCACAGCAACTGGTCCCGTCCACTCCAGCTAAAACGCCACCTCCGACCTCCACCACACCGGGGCCTCAGCAACACTTGCAGCAGAGCGTTCAGCACTCATCCCAAACGACGCAGGACATCCTATCGCAGCCGCGCCATAAGACCTCGCAAATGTACAAACATCTTCTAGAGAGCTTCGGGTTCGACCTGGTGATGCAGTTTAACGAGAACCACCAGAGACGGCAGCGGAAAGAGGAAGAAGCGGCTGCCGCTCTTCAAGCGCAACAAGAACAGCAGAAGCAGGAGCAACAGAAACAGGCACTGGCTGCGCAGGCAGCTCGCGAGAGGGAAGAGGAAGCTGAGGAGGCGGCGGATGACGATGTGATACCAGAGTTGACTAGAAGCACTTGCCAGCACTGCAATAAAGAATTCAGTAGCGTTTGGGTATTAAAGGCGCACTGCGAAGAGGTGCATCGTGATCTGGTTCCCCGCGAGTTTTTGGAGAAGTACGCGCAGCAGTTCAAGTGCGAGTACGAGAAGAAAAGTGTTGTGGTGACTGTCGCGACGTCGTCGTCCACATCGTCCGGACCCAGAAGTTCCACTCCTGCGTCCGGTCAACCGCAGGATCTTAGTTCAGATAAGGAGCAAcgtgaaaaagagaaagaggaaagttcCGAGAGTAAAGAGCGCGTTAGCAAGACACCGGAAGCCACGTCGACTACTCCTGCCACCACTCCTGCGTTGAGCAACACGCCCGTGTCGAGTACCGATTCGACCACAACCACCGTGTTGCCAAGCAATCAGTCGCATCATtcgcaacagcaacagcagcagcagcaacaacagcagcagcagcagcaacaacaacagcagcaacagcaacagcaacagcaacagcagcagcagcaacaacaacatgCTCAGCTTACTTTGGCTCAACAGATGTCCGAAATGCAAGCTGCTCTAAACGCCATGGCGGCCTCCCAGTTGCAACAACAACTTCAACAATACCCGGGATTGATGATGGGAATGATGGGCTTACCGCTTGGACTGAACGTTCCTGCTCTCGCGGCGATGAATCTCCAACCACCTTTGGTACCCATGATGCTGCCTCCGCCGCCGTATGATGGTGCTGCTACCGCTTATCCGCCGATCAACGCTCAAGCTGATCTCCTTGCTAAACAACATCTCGCTTTGCAACAACAACAGGCAGCAGCT GCAAGCGCAGCCGCCTCTCAGAAACGGGCGcgcactcgcataacagacgAACAGCTTAAAATCCTACGAGCGCATTTCGATATTAACAATTCACCGGGCGAGGAGCAGATACTGGACATGGCGGCTCAAAGCGGCCTGCCGCCGAAAGTGATCAAACACTGGTTCCGGAACACGTTGTTCAAGGAACGGCAGCGCAACAAGGACAGCCCGTATAATTTCAACAATCCGCCGAGCACCACCTTAAATCTCGAGGAGTATGAGAAAACCGGGGAGGCGAAAGTGACCCCATTAAATTCTAGCGTGTCCGGGAGCAGCTCCTCGGATGACAAGAGCCCGAACAAGCAAGCGTCTCCGCCACCGTCCGCGACAAGCGTCAACACGTCTCAGGCGAGCGAGATAAAACAGGAAATACAAGAGCAACCGCAGTGTCACGTGCAGCAATCGTCGTTGCAGCATCAGGAGGAGCAGCAACATCACTCGCCGGGCAGCTCTGGCGGCCAGCAATCCCGGCCGCATTCCCCAGCGCTGAGCATCAGCTCGGTATTTCCCAGCATGCACCACGACGTCTCGTCGCACTCGTCAACAACGACGAATGCGCCGAGTACTCCGATGCTTCCGCCGAAACTAGGACCACAGAATTTCGCTAGCCCAAATCCTGGACCGGGCGGAGTCGTGCCAGGCGCTATAGCAGCCATGGCTTTGACGCCGCAAAGATCATTGAGCCCTGGTCGCGGACCGACCGACTACTCGTTCGGCGGCAGCTCGAACGGCAACAGCTCGTCGGGCAATAGCTCCGGGAAACGCGCGAACCGGACCAGATTCACGGATTATCAGATCAAG AACGCGAGACAAAAGGCGCGCAAGGTGTACGAAAATCAGCCAGCCGCGGAGCCGGTGACATCGGGGAACCGCGAAGGTGACGACGGGTCCGGCAGATTCCAAAGGACACCGGGGTTGAATTACCAGTGCAAGAAGTGTTTGCTGGTGTTCCAGAGATACTACGAGCTGATCAGACACCAGAAGACCCATTGCTTCAAAGAGGAGGATGCGAAGCGGAGCGCGCAAGCGCAGGCAGCTGCGGCCCAAGTGGCCGCTGTTTTGAGTTCTGAGGACAGCAACAGCAGTTCCACGACGACCACCACCAACGTGACATCGAACAACCCGAGCACGGCGCCCGCGCTGACCGAACAACTGCAACAACCGTTGAACACCACCACTCCTCCCCACCATCAGCAACAGACGATGACACAGACGCATCAGCAGCcccaacagcagcaacagcagcagatGCAGCAGCAATCGCAGTCGCAGTCCCAGCCGCAGTCCCAGTCTCAGACCGAGTCCAAGGAGGGCAGTTTCCAGTGCGACAAATGTAACCTGATGTTCGGACGATTCGAGCTGTGGCGCGAGCATCAGCTAGTACATATCATGAACCCGTCCCTGTTCCCACCCGCATACCCGCCGGACTCGCCGTTCGGCATTCTGCAGCAACAAGCGTTGACCGCCACCTCTGGTGTCTCGTCGGAAACCTCCCACCCGCTAATCGCGATGATGCAAGACAGAAAAAGGAAATATGAGGAGTTCGACGATGGGACGGGCGGCGAATCTCGTTCGAACTCCGAGCACAGCGAGCAGCCGAAGGACAAGCGATTGCGGACGACGATACTCCCGGAACAATTAGACTATCTCTACCAGAAATACCAGGTTGAGTCAAACCCTTCGAGAAAGATGCTCGAGACAATCGCCCGCGAGGTTGGCCTAAAGAAGCGCGTGGTCCAGGTCTGGTTCCAGAACACTCGGGCCCGCGAGCGCAAGGGCCAGTTCCGCGCACACAGTCAGGTGATCAACAAGCGTTGCCCGTTCTGCCCGGCATTGTTCAAAGTGAAGTCCGCGCTGGAATCGCATCTCAGCAGCAAGCACGCTGACCAAGTGGCTCGCGGCGAGGTGAACATCGACAACATCCCCGACGAAGAGCTCTCGATGGAGTCCGCGCCCTCCAACCCTAGCACGCCGAACATGATGCCACCGTTGTTCCCACCATTCAACACCGACATGGAGGCTTCCCTGAAGAAGTATTACGAGGAGTCAATGAAGCGGTATATCAGCGAACTCCAAGCGCACGCGAGCAACGGCAAGCAGGAagcctcgaaccaccagagtgCAGGCAACAACAGCGGCGAGTCGCCGTTGGATCTCAGCAAGCCGGTCGATCTCAGTCGGCCGATGAAACTTAGCCTCGGCGGGCTGAGCAATCTCCTCGAGGAACAGCACGGCATGCATTTCCGGGGTGGCAGCGATTGCGGGCCACTGACCGATCTGTCCGAGCGCAGCATCTGCGACGACGACAGCATGAGCGAGACCACGGAATTCCTGGATGACGAGAGCGGCCCGGCGAGCCCAGCATCCAGCACGCAGAGCTCGCGGCAGGGCTCTGCTTCCGTGGGTACCGGGAGCGCTACTGTTCCAACGGTGACCGGCACCGGCGGCGGGACCGGCCAATCTAGCGGCAAGAGGTATCGCACTCAGATGTCCGCGACCCAGGTGAAGGTGATGAAGTCGCTGTTCTCGGACTACAAGACGCCCACCATGGCCGAGTGTGAGATGCTAGGTCGCGAGATCGGCCTACCGAAGCGCGTGGTACAG GTCTGGTTCCAGAACGCCCGCGCCAAGGAAAAGAAAGCTAGATTGGCGGCAGGACTGCCGGCCGAGGGCTCGGCCGTGCAGCCGCACCGCGGCCCGACCGGGCCCGACGAGTGCAGGCTCTGCTCGGTCCGGTACTCGGCGAAGTCGCCGCTCCAGGAGCACGTGTTCTCGCGACGGCACATCGAGTCGGTGCGCGTCGCCGTCGAGGAGGGCAGCTTGGTGCCGCCGACGCCCGGCGCGCCGATCACCCCTGCCGGGAACGTGGCCgcagcagccgcagccgcagccgcagctgCCGCCGCGGCGGGAATGGGGAATGCGTCGGTGGTCGGCCCAGCCGGCCAGCAGACCAGCCAGCAACAGCAGTCGGACGAAAATATGATGTACGGATCCTTGTTCCTTCACCCCACGGCGATGTTCCagccgcagcagcagcaacaccCGGGTGCCGCGACGCCTAGCACGGCTACCACCACGCCCG